In Streptomyces seoulensis, the following are encoded in one genomic region:
- a CDS encoding multicopper oxidase domain-containing protein, producing the protein MDRRTFGRRLLAGGVVAATGTATLSLASAPSAADPSPPTAPAGGQVRHLKLYAEKLPGGQLGYGLEKGKATVPGPLIELVEGDTLHIEFENLTDADASLHVHGVDYDIANDGTRMTGSHVEPGGTRTYTWRTHAPGRRKDGTWQAGSAGYWHYHDHVVGTDHGTGGIRKGLYGPVVVRRKGDLLPDKQFTIVFNDMTINNRTAGETPNFEATVGDRVEIVMITHGEYYHTFHMHGHRWADNRTGLLTGPDDPSRIVDNKITGPADSFGFQVIAGEHVGAGAWMYHCHVQSHSDMGMAGLFLVAKPDGTVPGHTGHHTAAHHAH; encoded by the coding sequence CTGGACAGAAGGACTTTCGGGCGACGGCTGCTGGCCGGCGGTGTGGTCGCCGCCACCGGTACGGCAACGTTGTCGCTGGCCTCCGCCCCCTCGGCGGCGGACCCCTCCCCGCCCACCGCCCCGGCCGGCGGCCAGGTGCGCCACCTCAAGCTGTACGCCGAGAAACTGCCCGGCGGACAGCTCGGCTACGGCCTGGAGAAGGGGAAGGCCACCGTGCCGGGCCCGCTGATCGAGCTGGTCGAGGGCGACACCCTGCACATCGAGTTCGAGAACCTCACCGACGCCGACGCCAGCCTCCACGTCCACGGCGTCGACTACGACATCGCCAACGACGGCACCCGGATGACGGGCAGCCATGTCGAGCCGGGCGGCACCCGCACGTACACCTGGCGCACCCACGCCCCCGGCCGCCGCAAGGACGGCACCTGGCAGGCGGGCAGCGCCGGTTACTGGCACTACCACGACCACGTCGTGGGCACCGACCACGGCACCGGCGGCATCCGCAAGGGCCTGTACGGCCCGGTCGTCGTGCGCCGGAAGGGCGATCTCCTGCCGGACAAGCAGTTCACGATCGTCTTCAACGACATGACGATCAACAACAGGACGGCGGGGGAGACCCCCAACTTCGAGGCCACGGTGGGGGACCGCGTCGAGATCGTCATGATCACGCACGGCGAGTACTACCACACCTTCCACATGCACGGTCACCGCTGGGCCGACAACCGCACCGGGCTGCTGACCGGCCCCGACGACCCCAGCCGGATCGTGGACAACAAGATCACCGGGCCCGCCGACTCCTTCGGCTTCCAGGTGATCGCGGGCGAACACGTCGGCGCGGGCGCCTGGATGTACCACTGCCATGTCCAGAGCCACTCCGACATGGGGATGGCCGGCCTGTTCCTGGTGGCGAAACCCGACGGCACCGTACCGGGCCACACCGGGCACCACACCGCCGCGCACCACGCCCACTGA
- a CDS encoding OmpL47-type beta-barrel domain-containing protein, whose translation MLGLTSTAAYGRDGDRAAAAQTLTWTASSRTDQYASFPKTAVAGAATLVFENSTATGNDIGMPHTLTFDVSDPEYNHDVPVNILANPGDDSGGKHTVEVTLTPGRYRYFCSIPGHSQMQGILTVTEPGGEDTTAPTASAKVEGQQNADGAYVGSAKVTVSASDDASGVKSVEYAAGADGPWQAYTAPVVVDRVGSHTLRYRATDQAGNVAAEKSVTFSVVAPPTDDTTAPETSATVSGEKDADGNYLTMATVTVTASDTGSGVNTIEYALGADGAWQAYTAPVMVHAVGSHTVRYRATDKAGNAAAEKSVAFEVVAPPAEDTTAPETSATLSGTRNSNGAYVTSAKVTVNASDSASGVARVEYSLDGGPYLAYSAPVVVDRLGFHTVAYRATDKAGNTSAAKSVTFTVAQGGGVPAPNCPEYDERLTVIVGTVDTGVPNRLTRGRCTINELIEDEKDWSSQALFLKHVDGVLDRLLADGVIDQREFKKITKAAKQSKIGKPGQTQGYRDLFDGTQASLAKWEQVGGGQFALTGDGAITSSTTVPGMGMLWFPERKYGDFSLKLRFRDDAPGTGNANGGVFVRFPNVHNHPEESRPEWVAINYGHEIQILDSPTGDMYKTGSVYGFDRVGLGGAGVTPKGTWNDYEIRAEGQHFTILRDGVVINEFDNVGGQVFTPPREGDPGTDGRRYATGYIGLQVHSTSDVISYRDVRIKEL comes from the coding sequence ATGCTGGGGCTCACCTCGACGGCCGCGTACGGACGGGACGGCGACCGCGCGGCGGCGGCCCAGACGCTGACGTGGACGGCGAGTTCCCGCACCGACCAGTACGCGAGCTTCCCCAAGACGGCGGTGGCCGGCGCGGCGACCCTCGTCTTCGAGAACAGCACCGCGACCGGCAACGACATCGGTATGCCGCACACGCTGACCTTCGACGTGTCGGACCCCGAGTACAACCACGACGTACCGGTGAACATCCTGGCCAACCCCGGTGACGACAGCGGCGGCAAGCACACCGTCGAGGTCACCCTGACGCCCGGCCGCTACCGCTACTTCTGCAGCATCCCCGGCCACAGCCAGATGCAGGGCATCCTTACGGTGACCGAGCCCGGCGGCGAGGACACCACCGCGCCGACGGCCTCGGCGAAGGTCGAGGGCCAGCAGAACGCCGACGGCGCCTACGTCGGCTCGGCCAAGGTCACGGTGTCGGCCTCGGACGACGCCTCCGGGGTGAAGTCGGTCGAGTACGCGGCCGGCGCGGACGGTCCCTGGCAGGCGTACACCGCGCCGGTGGTCGTCGACCGGGTCGGCTCGCACACCCTGCGCTACCGCGCCACCGACCAGGCGGGCAACGTGGCCGCCGAGAAGTCCGTGACCTTCAGCGTGGTCGCCCCGCCGACGGACGACACCACCGCGCCGGAGACATCCGCGACGGTGAGCGGCGAGAAGGACGCCGACGGCAACTACCTGACGATGGCCACGGTGACCGTGACCGCCTCGGACACCGGGTCGGGCGTCAACACCATCGAGTACGCGCTCGGGGCGGACGGCGCCTGGCAGGCGTACACCGCGCCGGTGATGGTGCACGCGGTCGGCTCGCACACCGTGCGCTACCGGGCGACCGACAAGGCGGGGAACGCGGCGGCCGAGAAGTCCGTGGCCTTCGAGGTCGTGGCACCGCCCGCCGAGGACACGACCGCGCCGGAGACCTCGGCGACCCTCAGTGGCACCCGGAACTCGAACGGGGCCTACGTCACCAGCGCCAAGGTCACCGTCAACGCCTCGGACTCCGCGTCCGGGGTGGCCCGGGTCGAGTACTCCCTCGACGGGGGCCCGTATCTGGCGTACTCGGCGCCCGTGGTCGTGGACCGGCTCGGCTTCCACACGGTGGCGTACCGGGCGACGGACAAGGCGGGGAACACCTCCGCCGCCAAGAGCGTCACCTTCACCGTCGCGCAGGGCGGTGGCGTGCCGGCGCCGAACTGTCCCGAGTACGACGAGCGGCTGACCGTCATCGTCGGCACCGTCGACACCGGTGTGCCGAACCGGCTGACCCGCGGCCGGTGCACGATCAACGAGCTGATCGAGGACGAGAAGGACTGGTCGTCGCAGGCGCTGTTCCTCAAGCACGTCGACGGTGTGCTCGACCGGCTCCTGGCGGACGGCGTCATCGACCAGCGCGAGTTCAAGAAGATCACCAAGGCGGCCAAGCAGTCGAAGATCGGCAAGCCCGGCCAGACGCAGGGCTACCGTGACCTGTTCGACGGCACCCAGGCGTCCCTGGCGAAGTGGGAGCAGGTCGGCGGCGGCCAGTTCGCCCTGACCGGCGACGGCGCGATCACCAGCAGTACGACCGTGCCGGGCATGGGCATGCTGTGGTTCCCGGAGCGCAAGTACGGCGACTTCTCGCTCAAGCTCCGCTTCCGCGACGACGCTCCGGGTACGGGCAACGCCAACGGCGGGGTCTTCGTCCGGTTCCCCAACGTCCACAACCACCCCGAGGAGTCCCGGCCCGAGTGGGTCGCCATCAACTACGGGCACGAGATCCAGATCCTCGACAGCCCGACCGGCGACATGTACAAGACGGGCTCGGTCTACGGCTTCGACCGGGTGGGCCTGGGCGGCGCGGGCGTCACCCCCAAGGGCACCTGGAACGACTACGAGATCCGCGCGGAGGGACAGCACTTCACGATCCTGCGCGACGGCGTCGTCATCAACGAGTTCGACAACGTCGGCGGCCAGGTCTTCACCCCGCCCCGCGAGGGTGACCCCGGCACCGACGGCCGGCGCTATGCGACCGGGTACATCGGGCTCCAGGTGCACAGCACGTCGGACGTGATCTCGTACCGCGACGTCCGGATCAAGGAGTTGTAG
- a CDS encoding alkaline phosphatase family protein, whose amino-acid sequence MAELTRRRVLGSAAGALSGAAALSLLPPSVQKAVAAGPPRGGSLRDIEHVVLLMQENRSFDHYFGTLSGVRGFADPRALQLDTGRSVFYQPDAVNPRGYLLPFHLDTHSSSAQAIPSTSHAWSVQHQAWNNGRMDQWLPAHRAADGVNGPYVMGYYTREDIPFQFALAETFTICDNYFCSVFGPTWPNRLMWMTGSIDPGGAKGGPVIKNSAPKPYGWTTYAERLQAAGVSWKVYQQDDDYGCNMLEQFAAFKNAVPGSELYERGVRPQPEGTFEDDARNDRLPAVSWIMPTSHQSEHPDYLPAAGADFVASKIEAIASNPKVWRKTAFILNYDENDGLFDHVPPPVPPAGTPDEFIQGLPIGGGFRVPAIVISPWTVGGWVATEAFDHTSALRFLEHFTGVDEPNISDWRRSTFGDLTSAFRFRSARPRPPRLPDDTAEQLEKAKEEVATLPKPTLPGADQTFPHQEHGRRPHV is encoded by the coding sequence ATGGCCGAGTTGACCCGCCGTAGAGTCCTGGGGTCGGCCGCGGGCGCGCTGAGTGGCGCCGCGGCTTTGTCCCTGCTGCCGCCGAGCGTCCAGAAGGCCGTCGCCGCCGGGCCGCCCAGGGGCGGTTCGCTGCGCGACATCGAGCATGTGGTCCTGCTGATGCAGGAGAACCGGTCGTTCGACCACTACTTCGGCACCCTCTCCGGGGTCCGGGGCTTCGCCGACCCGCGCGCCCTCCAACTGGACACCGGACGCAGCGTGTTCTACCAGCCCGACGCGGTGAACCCCAGGGGCTATCTGCTGCCCTTCCACCTCGACACCCACTCCTCCAGCGCCCAGGCCATCCCGTCCACCAGCCATGCCTGGTCCGTGCAGCACCAGGCGTGGAACAACGGCCGGATGGACCAGTGGCTGCCCGCCCACCGCGCGGCCGACGGTGTCAACGGCCCCTATGTGATGGGCTATTACACACGCGAGGACATCCCGTTCCAGTTCGCGCTCGCGGAGACGTTCACCATCTGCGACAACTACTTCTGCTCGGTGTTCGGGCCGACCTGGCCCAACCGGCTGATGTGGATGACCGGTTCGATCGACCCGGGCGGAGCCAAGGGCGGCCCGGTCATCAAGAACTCGGCCCCCAAGCCGTACGGGTGGACCACCTACGCCGAACGGCTCCAGGCGGCCGGGGTGAGCTGGAAGGTGTACCAGCAGGACGACGACTACGGCTGCAACATGCTGGAGCAGTTCGCCGCGTTCAAGAACGCCGTCCCCGGCTCCGAGCTGTACGAGCGCGGGGTCCGGCCGCAGCCCGAGGGCACCTTCGAGGACGACGCCCGCAACGACCGTCTGCCGGCGGTGTCCTGGATCATGCCGACCAGCCACCAGTCGGAGCACCCGGACTATCTCCCGGCGGCCGGCGCGGACTTCGTGGCCTCGAAGATCGAGGCGATCGCGTCCAACCCGAAGGTGTGGCGCAAGACCGCGTTCATCCTCAACTACGACGAGAACGACGGCCTGTTCGACCACGTCCCGCCGCCGGTACCGCCCGCCGGGACGCCGGACGAGTTCATCCAGGGGCTGCCCATCGGCGGTGGCTTCCGGGTGCCGGCCATCGTGATCTCGCCATGGACGGTGGGCGGCTGGGTCGCCACGGAAGCCTTCGACCACACCTCGGCGCTGCGGTTCCTGGAGCACTTCACCGGGGTCGACGAGCCCAACATCAGCGACTGGCGCCGCTCCACCTTCGGCGACCTCACCAGCGCCTTCCGCTTCCGCTCCGCCCGCCCCCGCCCGCCCCGCCTGCCCGATGACACGGCGGAGCAGCTCGAGAAGGCGAAGGAGGAGGTGGCCACGCTCCCGAAGCCGACCCTGCCGGGCGCGGACCAGACCTTCCCCCACCAGGAACACGGCCGCCGACCGCACGTGTGA
- a CDS encoding ThuA domain-containing protein, which translates to MQSAPHHRSRSRRAAAAALAAGALAASLLSGGGAATASPFPEPRASALPSPPGGRHVKVLVFHASATEESPTVDAGIEAVESIGLTGPQDQRFKTVATDDASVFTDDKRLGTFNAVVFLTGGGDVLDPEQEAGLEAYLKAGGGFLGIHDAARTEPYSDWFTGLIGARPAKTSPTTVQRATVEIPDRGHPATKSLPLEWKRPDKWFNWASNPTGTVHTVAKVRESSYRPGAGANGVDHPVSWCRDYSGGRSFYTGMGGTVESFAETDFRDHLRGALQWTTRLSRADCKATIDANYSAVRVTRPNHPGQQDQIGEPHGLVVAPDGRVLYIGRGGGTNEAPVVTDWNDPDIGKGLGQIHVYDPATKKVTLAGALTVFGNKGGGDELVKVEEGLLGIELDPAFESNGWVYLHYTPHSGLDRDKQVAERRVSRFMLDRATNKLDLTSEKVLLKWPVQVHSCCHAGGGMAWDSKGNLYIATGDNNSSGFSDGYSGNNPQPSYKGLSFADARRTAGNTHNLNGKILRIHPEPDGTYTLPEGNLFTGKEQDEGGGKTRGEIYVMGVRNPARISVDKKTDILYAGWVGPDAGAPSTTWGPAKYDTFAAITKAGNHGWPFCMGNKQPYRDRNLPDPTKPLGWYDCDAPKNESPNNDGLVNLPPVTGNTIWYSPQGGAPDFPRNAAGVPSYKNEEATYLLPWLKGGGQATMDGPVYRYDAAKAGAGAWPEYWDGKWFVGDFYDADNPRHAVLTDPKTVGKGGLPVTAESLKKIIPVGQGGIRNLMDWKFAPDGSLYVLDYGRGFFTSDSQSALWRVTYTGGAATPAAKDLARKAAQ; encoded by the coding sequence ATGCAGAGCGCACCACATCACCGGTCGAGATCCCGGCGGGCAGCGGCGGCGGCCCTGGCGGCCGGAGCCCTGGCGGCATCCCTGCTGAGCGGCGGAGGCGCCGCCACGGCCAGTCCGTTCCCGGAGCCGAGGGCGTCGGCGCTACCGTCGCCGCCGGGCGGCAGACACGTCAAAGTGCTCGTCTTCCACGCCTCGGCCACCGAGGAGTCACCGACCGTCGACGCCGGAATCGAGGCCGTCGAGTCCATCGGTCTGACCGGGCCCCAGGATCAGCGCTTCAAGACCGTGGCGACGGACGACGCCTCGGTCTTCACCGACGACAAGCGGCTGGGCACCTTCAACGCCGTGGTCTTCCTGACCGGCGGCGGGGACGTCCTCGACCCCGAGCAGGAGGCGGGGCTCGAGGCGTATCTCAAGGCCGGCGGCGGCTTCCTCGGCATCCATGACGCGGCCCGGACGGAGCCGTACTCCGACTGGTTCACCGGGCTGATCGGCGCCCGGCCCGCGAAGACGAGTCCCACCACCGTGCAGCGTGCCACCGTGGAGATCCCGGACCGGGGCCACCCGGCCACGAAGAGCCTGCCGCTGGAGTGGAAGCGGCCCGACAAGTGGTTCAACTGGGCGAGCAACCCGACCGGCACGGTGCACACCGTGGCCAAGGTCCGGGAGAGCAGCTACCGGCCGGGCGCCGGCGCCAACGGGGTGGACCACCCGGTGTCCTGGTGCCGGGACTACTCCGGCGGCCGGTCCTTCTACACCGGCATGGGCGGCACGGTGGAGTCGTTCGCGGAGACCGACTTCCGCGACCATCTGCGGGGCGCGCTGCAGTGGACCACCCGGCTCTCGCGCGCCGACTGCAAGGCGACCATCGACGCCAACTACTCGGCGGTGCGCGTCACTCGGCCCAACCACCCCGGTCAGCAGGACCAGATCGGCGAGCCGCACGGCCTGGTCGTGGCGCCCGACGGACGGGTGCTGTACATCGGCCGGGGCGGCGGCACCAACGAGGCTCCGGTCGTCACCGACTGGAACGACCCCGACATCGGCAAGGGCCTCGGCCAGATCCACGTCTACGACCCCGCCACGAAGAAGGTCACGCTCGCGGGTGCCCTCACCGTCTTCGGCAACAAGGGCGGCGGCGACGAACTGGTCAAGGTCGAGGAGGGGTTGCTCGGTATCGAGCTGGACCCGGCCTTCGAGTCCAACGGCTGGGTGTATCTGCACTACACCCCGCACTCCGGGCTCGACCGCGACAAGCAGGTGGCCGAACGCCGTGTCTCCCGCTTCATGTTGGACCGCGCCACCAACAAGCTCGACCTCACCTCGGAGAAGGTGCTCCTCAAGTGGCCCGTACAGGTGCACAGTTGCTGTCACGCGGGCGGTGGGATGGCCTGGGACTCCAAGGGCAACCTCTACATCGCGACCGGTGACAACAACTCCTCGGGTTTCAGCGACGGTTACTCCGGCAACAACCCGCAGCCCAGCTACAAGGGCCTCTCCTTCGCCGACGCCCGCCGCACCGCCGGCAACACCCACAACCTCAACGGCAAGATCCTGCGCATCCACCCGGAGCCGGACGGCACGTACACCCTGCCCGAGGGCAACCTCTTCACCGGCAAGGAGCAGGACGAGGGCGGCGGCAAGACGCGTGGCGAGATCTATGTGATGGGCGTACGGAACCCGGCGCGGATCTCCGTCGACAAGAAGACCGACATCCTCTACGCGGGCTGGGTCGGCCCGGACGCGGGCGCGCCGAGCACCACCTGGGGGCCGGCGAAGTACGACACGTTCGCCGCGATCACCAAGGCGGGCAACCACGGCTGGCCGTTCTGCATGGGCAACAAGCAGCCCTACCGCGACCGCAACCTGCCGGACCCGACCAAGCCGCTGGGCTGGTACGACTGCGACGCCCCGAAGAACGAGTCGCCGAACAACGACGGCCTGGTGAACCTGCCGCCCGTCACCGGCAACACCATCTGGTACTCCCCGCAGGGCGGCGCCCCGGACTTCCCGCGCAACGCGGCCGGTGTGCCCAGCTACAAGAACGAGGAGGCCACCTACCTGCTGCCGTGGCTGAAGGGCGGCGGACAGGCCACCATGGACGGCCCGGTCTACCGCTACGACGCGGCGAAGGCGGGTGCCGGAGCGTGGCCGGAGTACTGGGACGGCAAGTGGTTCGTCGGTGACTTCTACGACGCCGACAACCCGCGCCACGCGGTGCTCACCGACCCCAAGACGGTCGGCAAGGGCGGCCTGCCGGTCACGGCGGAGTCGCTGAAGAAGATCATCCCGGTCGGGCAGGGCGGTATCCGCAACCTGATGGACTGGAAGTTCGCGCCGGACGGCTCGCTCTACGTCCTCGACTACGGCCGCGGCTTCTTCACCTCCGACTCCCAGTCCGCGCTGTGGCGCGTGACGTACACCGGCGGCGCGGCCACGCCCGCCGCGAAGGATCTGGCCAGGAAGGCGGCACAGTGA